In Lactuca sativa cultivar Salinas chromosome 5, Lsat_Salinas_v11, whole genome shotgun sequence, the DNA window GCATGCCAACCGTATCTTTTAATTTTTGTCTGATTTGACATCAACCTGACTCATTTTTGTGTGATTTGGCATCAATAACTTCTATCAAGGGTCAAGGAACCATTTCAGTCGGTCACATTATAATTCATTCCtttaatatatagaaaaaaattaaATGATCTTTTAAAACAAACATAATAAGTTTGTTaggataaaataaaattttccaTGACATTTTCCTTTGATAAATCAACTCCATAGTCGACActtaacatttaaaacatttctaATAAAATGCCACGACAGAAACACCAAGGCTGCCAGTCATGAGTTCCGGTAACCATGGCGTCCGCCACCCTCAATACCCTCGCGTCGCTGCTTCAATCAGCCGTCTCATCCCGTTCCTCCGTCGTGGGTCGAGCAACACACGCCATGATCATCAAAACCATCGACTCCCCTTTTCCTACTTTCATCTGCAACCACCTCGTAAACATGTATTCCAAGCTCGACCTCCTCGATTCAGCCCAACTCCTGCTCTCCCTCATACCTGCACAAGATCGCTCCGTCGTCACCTGGACCGCTCTCATTTCCGGTTCTGTACAAAACGGCCATTTCTCCGCCGCCATCCTCCACTTCCGTAACATGCACCACGACTCCATCGCACCGAACGACTTCACCTACCCATGCGCCTTCAAAGCTTGTAACTCTCTGAGGTCTCCAGTAACCGGTAGACAGCTCCATGGACTCGCTATTAAATCAGGTCAAATACATGACGTCTTTGTTGGGTGCAGTGCCTTTGATATGTACTCCAAAATCGGTCTCAAGGATGATGCCAATAAGATGTTCGACGAAATGCCTGTGAAGAATCTTGCAACATGGAATGCGTATATATCCAACGCTGTACTTGATGGAAACCCTCGTAAAGCAATCGACGCTTTCATCAAATCAAGGAGGCTATCTGGAGAGCCTACTTCAATAACCTTTTGCGTTGTCTTTAATGCTTGTTCCGATGCCCTGTTTCTGCAAATCGGTAAACAAATTCATGCGTTTGTAATACGATATGGGTATGAACATCACGTCTCTGTTGCAAACAGCTTGATCGATTTCTATGGTAAGTGTAAAGACATAACTTCAGCTCACTTAGTTTTCAACAACATTAGCAGTCATAACGACGTTTCCTGGTGTTCCATGGTGTCTGCTTATGAACAAAACAACGAAGGAGATAAAGCTTGCATCCTCTTTCTACAAGCAATGAGAAACAACATCGAGCCAAAAGACTTCATCATTTCAAGCGTTATCAGTGCATGTGCTGGGATTTCATCCCTGGAAACAGGGAGATTGATTCACTCACTCGCAATCAAATCATGTATTGATGGAAACATTTTTGTTGGAAGTGCATTAGTCGACATGTATGCTAAATGTGGAAACATAGAAGACTGTGAAaaggtgttcgatgaaatgcctgaaAGAAACTTAATCACATGGAACGCGTTACTCAGTGGGTATGCCCATTTAGGACAATCAAACATGGCCATTTCCTTGTTTGAACAAATGAAATTTGAAGTGAAACCAAATTATGTTACATTTGTGTCTGTTTTAGCAGCATGTAGTAGAGCTGGAGAAGTGAAACTAGGGATGAATGTTTTTGATTCAATGAAATTAAGATATGGAATTGAACCAGGTGTTGAGCATTATGCATGTGTAGTTGATATGTTGGGAAGAGGTGGAATGGTGGAGAGTGCTTATGAGTTTATAAAAAGAATGCCTTGTAGGCCTACAGTGTCTGTTTGGGGTGCTCTTTTAGGGTCTTGTAAAGTCCATGGATATAATGAGATAGGAAAAATTGCTGCTGATAATTTGTTTCAATTGGATCCTCAGGATTCTGGAAACCATGTTATTCTTTCAAACATGTTTGCAGCTACTGGAAGGTATAATTTTTTCTCAAAACTGATCATGATAATCTTTTgtcattataaaatgattttGTAACACTTCAGTTAGGGGAATAAACTCTATAAGTTGTAACAAAAAAGAAATGTAATTAGAATGGTGTAATACATgaataaatgaaaatacattgctaagGTTAAATACatataagagtaaattactgaaatcgtccctatggtttggtcaaaaattggacatttggtccctaatttttattttgcactcggatcgtctctatggtttgattttgttgcgtttttcgtccctatggtttggtcaaaattgcacattTGGTCCGTAACTTTATGTATGCAAGAGACGAAAAATggaacaaaatcaaaccatagagacgatccgagtgcaaaataaAAATTAGGAACCAAATGTGCAATTTTgactaaaccatagggacgatttcagtaatttactctacaAATAATAACAATTACTATCATTGGTTTTTAGCTATATTACATTTCATTGCTTTTGTGTAAGATTTTTCTAAATATAATGTCCTCGTAAGAAC includes these proteins:
- the LOC111912097 gene encoding pentatricopeptide repeat-containing protein At4g14850 — protein: MASATLNTLASLLQSAVSSRSSVVGRATHAMIIKTIDSPFPTFICNHLVNMYSKLDLLDSAQLLLSLIPAQDRSVVTWTALISGSVQNGHFSAAILHFRNMHHDSIAPNDFTYPCAFKACNSLRSPVTGRQLHGLAIKSGQIHDVFVGCSAFDMYSKIGLKDDANKMFDEMPVKNLATWNAYISNAVLDGNPRKAIDAFIKSRRLSGEPTSITFCVVFNACSDALFLQIGKQIHAFVIRYGYEHHVSVANSLIDFYGKCKDITSAHLVFNNISSHNDVSWCSMVSAYEQNNEGDKACILFLQAMRNNIEPKDFIISSVISACAGISSLETGRLIHSLAIKSCIDGNIFVGSALVDMYAKCGNIEDCEKVFDEMPERNLITWNALLSGYAHLGQSNMAISLFEQMKFEVKPNYVTFVSVLAACSRAGEVKLGMNVFDSMKLRYGIEPGVEHYACVVDMLGRGGMVESAYEFIKRMPCRPTVSVWGALLGSCKVHGYNEIGKIAADNLFQLDPQDSGNHVILSNMFAATGRWEDANLVRMEMKDVGIKKSTGYSWISVKNSIHTFQSKDTSHEQNPEIQSMLTKLKNQMKAAGYIPDTKLSLFDLEEEESESEVWHHSEKIAIAFGLCVIPPGVPIRVTKNLRICLDCHSAIKFISGIVGREIIVRDNNRFHRFKNYECSCRDYW